DNA from Papio anubis isolate 15944 chromosome 1, Panubis1.0, whole genome shotgun sequence:
GTATTGGTCAAATACTAGTAACAGGTAATTAACAAACTAACAAGAAAATCAGCTTTTAAATGCTTCATGACAGGGTAATTCATGTCCAACATATCAAACACATATTTATAGAtaactttagaaagaaaatacatcCTTTTTTGATCATCACAAGTAGCAATGagattttctatattattttcagCCTcactttagaaatgttttaattgtCTAAATTTAATCAATTCATCCATTAAAGGAAAGACAATATAATAGTAaaattacatgtatgtttatatatacgtgtgtgtgtgtcaaatAACAAAACGCAGGTTGTAAACTAAAACCATTTGAAGGTAAATTGAAGACAAAAGTGATCCTGGCTTCAGCTGTCTGGTTCTTCACATAAATTCCAATTTCCAAGTTTTACAACTCTAGTAATATCCAGATAGATAATTCAACCTGCAACTTTTTTCTTCGattcctgtctttctctttttcacactgtaatttttgtctttttactgattaaataaaataggaCTTCCAGTCTTAATACATCTCCCAGGAGAAGTGAAATGCGTTCAACTAGGTATTGAGTATCATTTTCCATtctacttttctatatttatctGGTCTAAAAACACTCCAACCATGTAGtttttcttccatccttttaAGTCACTTAACTTTAATTCAGTAAAAAGGGTAATGGAACACTGAAAGAactgggccaaaatcaaggtgaaATATACCCCCAGAAATAAACTTATCataattttggattttagaatGGCCAAACATATTAATTTACTAAAACTAATCATGAATTCAAAAATCAGCATTGTTTTAAAGAGGTTTTTATTGGAGGTGAGGGCATAATCTACTGCAAAAAGTATACTTTACTGAATACCATATTAGTTCAAAAGAATACCAGAACTTCATGTGGCCAAAGCAGCTGAAATGTCATTACCTTCTTGATTTGGGCAGTTTGGACTATGAAAGGGGATGCTAttggaatttccacactgttcaTCTACCTTTGGGGAAACAGCTTGTTCTTGAcactttttgttctcttttgcaAATTGGAAAGTCACACTCTCCTCAGCAGGCTGAAACGGCCTCTCTAAACGAACCACTGGTTTCCTTGCTTCTACTTCTTGTTCACGTAGCAATCTCTCTACCTCCACCTCAAGCTCCAGAGTCTCTTCATCAGCTTGTACATCTAGTTGTTGCATCAACTCCTCCAACTTCTTGGCCTTTCGGAGCTCATTTTGCTGTATGATTGTACAAAGGTGTTCAGTGAGTTGCTCTTTTATCTCAGTCTTGCGCTGCAGATCTAGCTTTGCTGCAATATACTCTGCTTCAGCCCTGTCAAACCGCTTCCTGTAAGGATGTGTATAAAGATAGGTCCATCAGTTTTCCATTGAAGAAGATATTCAAAAGAGGATCTAGAAACAATAATTAAACTCCAAAATTGGGAAAAAATAGATAATGAAGATATGGGTATTACTGCTTTACAAACACTTGTCTACATGTTAGACAAACTAGGCCATGGCTGCTGAAACTTTCACAATATCCTTACTTGAATTCACCTAATAAAACACATCATTCTGCACGAATGTTTTCTTTCCAAAGCTGTTTTTGAGAGAAGGCAGTCTAAAAGGTTAATTCAGTGGTAGGCTACTTCCggggtgggaggatggggagCCCTGATTTGTAGCGTTTA
Protein-coding regions in this window:
- the GORAB gene encoding RAB6-interacting golgin isoform X2: MEEKNKRKKALLAKAIAERSKRTQAETMKLKRIQKELQALDDMVSADIGILRNRIDQASLDYSYARKRFDRAEAEYIAAKLDLQRKTEIKEQLTEHLCTIIQQNELRKAKKLEELMQQLDVQADEETLELEVEVERLLREQEVEARKPVVRLERPFQPAEESVTFQFAKENKKCQEQAVSPKVDEQCGNSNSIPFHSPNCPNQEGNDISAALAT